A single region of the Ctenopharyngodon idella isolate HZGC_01 chromosome 21, HZGC01, whole genome shotgun sequence genome encodes:
- the zgc:86764 gene encoding protein regulator of cytokinesis 1 isoform X1, which translates to MSCRRSEALAFSLVTEINHAMARLVDIWDSIGIMEDQRVERMQTVKKHIDGLLHSMIMEEEALRRRIRADIITSQQQLETLSLELSVEPYKLEEDLTVLQMEKNLRCRVESLLKEKNERLKELSDLKKQDEELCVTLCSTPYYIPSGSVPSQTQLQELKEHVEKLSKEKENRVKIFSGLREDIRTLMDEMGHEPESSLERESICPDTDIFLLTHDNIKALKLLLSQLEMKKESLISARDKLKERATSLWNRLSCPEPEGEVFREAVMSTLSDDIRRWRGYVEHLEELQMAQLEEVVDKVRQELVILWDKCMFGPEQREPFTVHFCDNHYTEELLALHDTELLKTKAFYEAAQPILEDLEKWKRNWALFQEFERKAADPNRFSNRGGSLLKESKDRAKVQKLLPKLEEELRGRVEEWEKNKGCSFLVQGQRIMDYISSQWEEHRLQKDKEKNERMTKKTETSLFKTPTKRALGATYTTPTPNKIKKTPNQLAPRTATVNSISSASSSSSSSTTFLCVPGRPQLSAKRSKTTEASSGLRVPLQEFNSDKKPIPMSYSAFTSELSRKANGDGFLNSTVKDML; encoded by the exons ATGTCTTGTCGAAGAAG TGAGGCTCTGGCATTCTCTCTTGTGACTGAGATCAATCATGCGATGGCCAGGCTTGTGGACATATGGGACAGCATCGGGATCATGGAGGACCAGAGGGTGGAGCGAATGCAAACTGTGAAAAAGCATATAGAT GGGCTTTTACATTCCATGATCATGGAGGAAGAGGCCTTAAGACGTCGCATCAGAGCTGATATCATTACCTCCCAGCAACAATTGGAAACACTGTCCTTGGAACTGTCAGTGGAACCGTACAAA TTGGAGGAAGATCTTACAGTTCTCCAGATGGAGAAGAACCTGCGGTGCCGTGTTGAGTCTCTTCTGAAGGAGAAGAATGAACGTTTAAAAGAGTTGAGCGATTTGAAGAAGCAGGACGAGGAGTTGTGCGTGACCCTGTGCTCTACCCCGTACTACATTCCTTCGGGAAGTGTGCCCTCTCAAACCCAGCTGCAGGAACTCAAGGAGCATGTCGAGAAACTCAGCAAAGAAAAA GAGAACAGGGTGAAGATATTCTCTGGGCTCAGGGAGGACATCAGGACTCTAATGGACGAGATGGGACATGAACCAGAGAGCAGTCTGGAACGGGAGTCCATCTGCCCAGACACTGACATTTTTCTGCTCACACATGACAATATCAAAGCCTTGAAACTACTGCTCAGCCAG CTTGAAATGAAGAAGGAATCCTTGATTTCAGCTCGAGACAAACTCAAAGAGCGAGCTACGAGCCTGTGGAATCGTCTGAGTTGTCCTGAACCGGAAGGCGAGGTGTTCCGAGAGGCTGTGATGAGCACTCTCTCTGATGATATCAGACGG TGGCGAGGATATGTGGAACATCTGGAGGAACTGCAGATGGCTCAGCTAGAGGAAGTGGTTGATAAGGTCCGACAGGAGCTTGTGATTCTCTGGGACAAATGCATGTTTGGACCAGAACAGAGAGAACCGTTCACTGTTCACTTCTGTGATA ATCACTACACAGAGGAGCTGCTGGCCCTCCATGACACCGAGCTTTTGAAAACGAAGGCTTTCTATGAGGCAGCACAGCCCATACTGGAGGACCTGGAGAAATGGAAGAGGAACTGGGCTCTCTTTCAAGAGTTTGAG AGAAAGGCTGCGGATCCAAATCGTTTCAGTAACAGAGGAGGGTCTCTGCTCAAAGAGAGTAAGGACAGGGCAAAAGTGCAGAAACTGCTCCCAAAG TTGGAAGAGGAGTTGAGAGGCCGTGTGGAAGAATGGGAAAAGAATAAGGGGTGTTCCTTCCTCGTGCAAGGTCAAAGGATCATGGATTACATCTCCAGCCAGTGGGAAGAGCATCGCTTGCAGAAAGATAAGGAGAAGAATGAACGG ATGACAAAGAAAACTGAAACCTCTCTGTTTAAAACTCCAACAAAGAGAGCCCTCGGAGCGACATATACCACCCCCACCcctaacaaaattaaaaag ACGCCCAATCAGCTGGCACCTCGCACTGCAACCGTTAACAGTATAAGTAGcgccagcagcagcagcagctcatcCACCACGTTTCTGTGTGTGCCAGGAAGGCCTCAACTCTCTGCCAAG AGGAGCAAAACTACAGAGGCCAGCTCTGGCCTACGCGTGCCACTGCAGGAGTTCAACAGTGACAAGAAACCCATTCCAATGAGCTACTCGGCCTTTACC AGCGAGCTCTCCAGGAAAGCAAACGGTGATGGTTTTCTCAATTCCACTGTTAAAGACATGCTTTGA
- the zgc:86764 gene encoding protein regulator of cytokinesis 1 isoform X2, whose amino-acid sequence MSCRRSEALAFSLVTEINHAMARLVDIWDSIGIMEDQRVERMQTVKKHIDGLLHSMIMEEEALRRRIRADIITSQQQLETLSLELSVEPYKLEEDLTVLQMEKNLRCRVESLLKEKNERLKELSDLKKQDEELCVTLCSTPYYIPSGSVPSQTQLQELKEHVEKLSKEKENRVKIFSGLREDIRTLMDEMGHEPESSLERESICPDTDIFLLTHDNIKALKLLLSQLEMKKESLISARDKLKERATSLWNRLSCPEPEGEVFREAVMSTLSDDIRRWRGYVEHLEELQMAQLEEVVDKVRQELVILWDKCMFGPEQREPFTVHFCDNHYTEELLALHDTELLKTKAFYEAAQPILEDLEKWKRNWALFQEFERKAADPNRFSNRGGSLLKESKDRAKVQKLLPKLEEELRGRVEEWEKNKGCSFLVQGQRIMDYISSQWEEHRLQKDKEKNERMTKKTETSLFKTPTKRALGATYTTPTPNKIKKTPNQLAPRTATVNSISSASSSSSSSTTFLCVPGRPQLSAKQTLDDAVGSTKISTLYKTVGKVPSSLAFW is encoded by the exons ATGTCTTGTCGAAGAAG TGAGGCTCTGGCATTCTCTCTTGTGACTGAGATCAATCATGCGATGGCCAGGCTTGTGGACATATGGGACAGCATCGGGATCATGGAGGACCAGAGGGTGGAGCGAATGCAAACTGTGAAAAAGCATATAGAT GGGCTTTTACATTCCATGATCATGGAGGAAGAGGCCTTAAGACGTCGCATCAGAGCTGATATCATTACCTCCCAGCAACAATTGGAAACACTGTCCTTGGAACTGTCAGTGGAACCGTACAAA TTGGAGGAAGATCTTACAGTTCTCCAGATGGAGAAGAACCTGCGGTGCCGTGTTGAGTCTCTTCTGAAGGAGAAGAATGAACGTTTAAAAGAGTTGAGCGATTTGAAGAAGCAGGACGAGGAGTTGTGCGTGACCCTGTGCTCTACCCCGTACTACATTCCTTCGGGAAGTGTGCCCTCTCAAACCCAGCTGCAGGAACTCAAGGAGCATGTCGAGAAACTCAGCAAAGAAAAA GAGAACAGGGTGAAGATATTCTCTGGGCTCAGGGAGGACATCAGGACTCTAATGGACGAGATGGGACATGAACCAGAGAGCAGTCTGGAACGGGAGTCCATCTGCCCAGACACTGACATTTTTCTGCTCACACATGACAATATCAAAGCCTTGAAACTACTGCTCAGCCAG CTTGAAATGAAGAAGGAATCCTTGATTTCAGCTCGAGACAAACTCAAAGAGCGAGCTACGAGCCTGTGGAATCGTCTGAGTTGTCCTGAACCGGAAGGCGAGGTGTTCCGAGAGGCTGTGATGAGCACTCTCTCTGATGATATCAGACGG TGGCGAGGATATGTGGAACATCTGGAGGAACTGCAGATGGCTCAGCTAGAGGAAGTGGTTGATAAGGTCCGACAGGAGCTTGTGATTCTCTGGGACAAATGCATGTTTGGACCAGAACAGAGAGAACCGTTCACTGTTCACTTCTGTGATA ATCACTACACAGAGGAGCTGCTGGCCCTCCATGACACCGAGCTTTTGAAAACGAAGGCTTTCTATGAGGCAGCACAGCCCATACTGGAGGACCTGGAGAAATGGAAGAGGAACTGGGCTCTCTTTCAAGAGTTTGAG AGAAAGGCTGCGGATCCAAATCGTTTCAGTAACAGAGGAGGGTCTCTGCTCAAAGAGAGTAAGGACAGGGCAAAAGTGCAGAAACTGCTCCCAAAG TTGGAAGAGGAGTTGAGAGGCCGTGTGGAAGAATGGGAAAAGAATAAGGGGTGTTCCTTCCTCGTGCAAGGTCAAAGGATCATGGATTACATCTCCAGCCAGTGGGAAGAGCATCGCTTGCAGAAAGATAAGGAGAAGAATGAACGG ATGACAAAGAAAACTGAAACCTCTCTGTTTAAAACTCCAACAAAGAGAGCCCTCGGAGCGACATATACCACCCCCACCcctaacaaaattaaaaag ACGCCCAATCAGCTGGCACCTCGCACTGCAACCGTTAACAGTATAAGTAGcgccagcagcagcagcagctcatcCACCACGTTTCTGTGTGTGCCAGGAAGGCCTCAACTCTCTGCCAAG CAAACACTAGATGACGCTGTTGGATCAACAAAAATCAGTACTCTATATAAAACTGTAGGTAAAGTCCCATCTTCTTTAGCATTTTGGTGA
- the slc26a1 gene encoding sulfate anion transporter 1, which translates to MGPSSLEAMEDLNSVTVSPLKRRVRQRRRIHEIIKTKLQRNLSCSGPKVKRTLTGFFPVVKWLPKYKVKEYIWGDLMSGLIIGIILIPQAIAYCLLAGLDPIYGLYTSFFANIIYFFMGTSRHVSVGIFSLMSLMVGQVVDREVYLAGFDLNEDSTKNAFGLNGTEEINTTVANLKIMALNMECGKECYAISIATALTFLAGVYQVIMAVLRLGFVSIYLSAPMLDGFATGASCTILTVQAKYLLGLKIPRHQGYGTVVVTWINIFKNIHKTNFCDLITSAICIIVLVAGKEIQDRYKDRLKIPLPTELVVVAVATIVSHFADLNGQFSSSISGAIPTGFIPPKVPSVELMPRVAYDAIPLAVISFAFTVSLSEMFAKKNGYTVRPNQEMIAIGFCNIIPSFFHSFTTSAALAKTMVKDSTGCQTQVSSVVSALVVLLVLLFFAPFFYALQKCVLACIIIISLRGALRKFRDVPKQWRESKIEAIVWLVTMSSTALISVELGLLIGVIFSMICVVVQTQNPKASLLGQIEQTTDYEDMEEYDNLSPVPKVKIFRFQAPLFYANKDFFLKSLYKATDLEPFLEITRRRKLEKKTAKKTDSVDQTNGDVSVSLISKDFDFHTIILDCSCISIIDTTGVSTFKMVLKDYKEVGINVILACCNTTVIDSLRRGSFFGAGDKDMQILSFHTIHSAVRFATGTTQPVNDSSV; encoded by the exons ATGGGTCCCTCATCACTGGAAGCCATGGAGGACCTAAACTCTGTGACTGTGAGCCCACTAAAGCGCAGAGTACGACAGAGGAGAAGGATTCATGAGATTATCAAGACCAAGTTGCAGCGAAACCTCTCCTGCTCAGGACCTAAAGTGAAGAGGACTCTAACAGGCTTCTTCCCCGTAGTTAAATGGCTTCCAAAGTACAAGGTAAAGGAATATATATGGGGAGATCTGATGTCAGGGCTCATAATTGGCATAATACTGATCCCTCAAGCCATTGCGTACTGCCTGTTGGCCGGCTTGGATCCTATATATGGCTTGTACACATCGTTTTTTGCAAACATCATATACTTTTTCATGGGGACGTCAAGACATGTTTCTGTGGGCATCTTCAGCCTCATGAGTCTGATGGTTGGACAAGTTGTGGACCGAGAGGTCTACCTTGCAGGCTTTGATTTGAATGAAGACAGTACGAAAAACGCATTTGGGTTAAATGGCACTGAGGAAATCAACACCACTGTCGCCAACTTGAAGATCATGGCACTGAATATGGAATGTGGAAAAGAATGCTACGCCATTAGCATTGCCACAGCTTTAACGTTTCTCGCTGGAGTCTACCAG GTGATCATGGCTGTTCTCAGGCTAgggtttgtctccatttatctCTCTGCTCCTATGCTCGATGGTTTTGCCACTGGGGCATCTTGCACTATCCTCACCGTCCAGGCAAAGTACCTCCTTGGTCTTAAGATCCCTCGACACCAAGGCTACGGCACAGTGGTGGTCACTTGGATCAACATCTTCAAGAACATCCACAAAACCAACTTCTGTGACTTAATAACAAGTGCCATTTGCATCATAGTGCTGGTTGCAGGAAAAGAGATCCAGGATCGCTACAAAGACCGGTTAAAGATACCACTGCCCACAGAGCTGGTGGTAGTGGCAGTTGCTACGATAGTTTCCCATTTTGCTGATCTAAACGGACAGTTTAGCTCCAGTATCTCAGGTGCCATTCCAACTGGTTTCATTCCCCCAAAGGTACCCAGCGTTGAACTGATGCCCCGGGTAGCATATGATGCCATTCCATTAGCTGTCATCAGTTTTGCATTTACCGTTTCTCTATCTGAGATGTTTGCTAAAAAGAACGGCTACACGGTTAGGCCCAACCAAGAAATGATAGCAATTGGGTTCTGCAATATAATTCCTTCATTTTTCCATTCTTTCACTACAAGTGCTGCCCTTGCGAAAACTATGGTGAAGGACTCAACAGGTTGCCAGACTCAGGTCTCCAGCGTAGTGAGTGCCTTAGTGGTTCTTCTAGTCCTCCTTTTCTTTGCACCATTTTTCTATGCCCTGCAGAAATGTGTCCTTGCCTGCATTATCATCATCAGTCTGCGGGGCGCCCTGCGCAAATTTCGAGATGTCCCTAAGCAATGGCGTGAGAGTAAGATTGAGGCAATTGTCTGGTTGGTGACCATGAGCTCAACTGCTTTAATTAGCGTGGAGCTTGGATTGCTAATCGGGGTGATCTTCTCTATGATCTGTGTGGTGGTCCAGACTCAGAATCCTAAGGCTTCATTGCTGGGACAAATTGAACAAACCACTGACTATGAGGACATGGAAGAATATGATAATCTTTCACCTGTTCCAAAAGTGAAGATCTTTCGTTTTCAGGCACCTCTTTTCTACGCCAACAAAGActtctttttaaaatctttatataaAGCAACTGATCTTGAGCCATTCCTTGAAATTACCCGCAGACGAAAATTGGAGAAAAAAACAGCGAAGAAGACTGATAGCGTAGATCAAACAAATGGAGATGTAAGTGTAAGCTTGATTTCAAAAGACTTTGATTTTCATACTATCATCTTGGATTGCTCCTGCATCTCCATAATAGACACAACTGGAGTGAGTACCttcaaaatggttttaaaagaCTATAAAGAAGTCGGCATCAATGTGATTCTAGCTTGCTGCAACACAACAGTAATAGATTCTTTAAGGAGAGGCTCTTTCTTTGGGGCTGGTGACAAAGACATGCAAATACTGTCGTTTCATACCATCCATAGTGCTGTTCGTTTTGCTACTGGTACGACACAACCGGTTAATGACTCGTCTGTGTAA
- the rbp4l gene encoding retinol binding protein 4, like, which yields MEYYKFALLVVFLSYVERCWSASCVVDSFTVKDDFDPKRYAGKWYAQQKKDPEGLFLQDNISAEYTIDDDGTMTASSKGRVTLFGFWVVCADMAAQYSVPDPTTPGKMFMNYQGLASYLSSGGDNYWVIDTDYDNYAITYACRTLKDDGTCDDGYALVFSRNPRGLPPAIQRIVRQKQDEICMAGQFQPVLQSGAC from the exons ATGGAATACTACAAGTTTGCCCTGCTGGTGGTTTTCCTGTCCTACGTTGAGCGCTGCTGGTCTGCCTCCTGTGTTGTGGACAGTTTTACAGTCAAGGACGACTTTGACCCCAAGAGA TATGCAGGCAAATGGTAtgctcagcagaagaaagaccCAGAGGGACTCTTCCTCCAGGACAACATCTCCGCCGAATACACCATTGATGACGATGGCACCATGACTGCCTCTTCAAAGGGCCGCGTAACTCTTTTTGG ATTCTGGGTTGTGTGTGCTGACATGGCTGCCCAATACAGTGTGCCTGACCCTACCACTCCTGGCAAGATGTTCATGAACTATCAGGGTTTGGCTAGCTATCTGTCTAGCGGAG GTGACAACTACTGGGTCATTGACACCGACTACGACAACTATGCTATCACCTATGCTTGCCGCACTCTGAAGGATGATGGCACATGCGATGACGGCTATGCCCTGGTCTTCTCACGCAACCCCCGTGGCCTACCTCCTGCAATCCAGCGCATCGTCCGCCAGAAACAGGACGAGATCTGCATGGCTGGTCAGTTCCAGCCCGTGCTGCAGTCCG GGGCTTGCTAA
- the pde6b gene encoding LOW QUALITY PROTEIN: rod cGMP-specific 3',5'-cyclic phosphodiesterase subunit beta (The sequence of the model RefSeq protein was modified relative to this genomic sequence to represent the inferred CDS: inserted 2 bases in 1 codon) produces the protein MSVQKEDVEKFLDGNPNFARSYFDKKAQTXGAVASILRIPESKVDVDTFKEISSIEEGAIFYDLITDMQENVNMEKVIFKILQRVSALIHADRCSLFMYRQRNGIAELATRLFNVNKDSELDDCVVPPDSEIVFPLDIGIVGHVAQTKKPINVKDVTQDSHFSTFVDELTEYTTRNILATPIMNGKDIVAVIMAVNKTNGPYFTDEDEDLFLKYLKVGSLNLKIFHLSYLHNCETRKGQLLLWSANKVFEELTDIERQFHKALYTVRAYLNCDRYSVGLLDMTKEKEFFDIWPVLMGEQAPYSGPVTPDGREVIFYKVIDYILHGKEDIKVIPNPPADHWALSSGLPTYVAESGFICNIMNAAAEEMFNFQTEALDGSGWTIKNVLSLPIVNKKEEIVGVATFYNRKDGKPFDDHDEQLMEALTQFLGWSALNTDTYDKMNKLENRKDIAQDMVLYHVKCRDDEIQDILKTREYFDREPRDCEEDELLEILKKELPGPKKFEIYAFHFSDFDCTELELVKCGIQMYYEVGVVRKFQIPQEVLVRFMYSVSKGYRKITYHNWRHGFNVGQTMFTLLTTGKLKRYYSDLEVMAMITAGFLHDIDHRGTNNLYQVKSQNPLAKLHGSSILERHHLEFGKFLLGEETLNIFQNLNRRQTEHVFHLIDIAIIATDLALYFKKRTMFQKIVDLSETYEEEKKWVDFMSLETTRKEIVMAMMMTACDLSAITKPWEVQSKVALSVAAEFWEQGDLERTVLEQQPIPMMDRNKAAELPKLQCGFIDFVCTFVYKEFSRFHKDIQPMYDGILNNRMHWKARQEEYEAKLKAMEEAAKAKQEANNAANSNSTSGSGSGSKTCSIC, from the exons ATGAGTGTCCAAAAGGAAGACGTGGAGAAGTTCCTGGATGGAAACCCAAATTTTGCCAGGAGCTATTTTGACAAAAAAGCTCAAAC TGGTGCCGTGGCCTCGATCTTGCGAATACCAGAGTCGAAAGTGGATGTGGACACTTTTAAGGAGATAAGCTCGATAGAGGAGGGAGCGATATTCTACGATCTCATTACAGACATGCAGGAGAACGTCAATATGGAGAAGGTGATTTTTAAGATTCTGCAGAGAGTCAGCGCTCTGATCCACGCCGACCGGTGTAGCCTGTTCATGTATCGACAACGGAACGGCATCGCCGAGCTGGCTACACGTCTCTTCAATGTTAATAAAGATTCTGAGCTCGATGACTGTGTGGTGCCTCCAGACTCTGAGATCGTCTTCCCTCTGGACATCGGTATTGTAGGACATGTGGCTCAAACCAAGAAGCCCATCAATGTGAAGGATGTTACACAG GATAGTCACTTCAGCACATTCGTTGACGAACTTACTGAATACACCACACGCAACATCTTGGCCACGCCCATTATGAATGGCAAGGACATAGTAGCCGTCATCATGGCAGTCAACAAGACTAATGGACCCTATTTCACAGATGAAGATGAGGAT ctttttttaaagtatCTGAAAGTTGGCTCTCTGAACCTGAAGATTTTTCATCTGAGCTACCTTCATAACTGTGAAACACGCAAAGGACAG CTGCTGTTGTGGTCAGCTAACAAGGTGTTTGAAGAGCTCACAGACATTGAACGACAGTTTCACAAAGCTTTGTACACCGTGCGAGCATACCTCAACTGTGACAGGTACTCTGTGGGGCTGCTGGACATGACCAAGGAAAAG GAGTTCTTTGATATTTGGCCGGTGTTGATGGGAGAGCAGGCACCTTATTCTGGCCCTGTAACTCCAGACGGAAGG GAAGTCATTTTCTACAAAGTTATTGATTATATTTTGCACGGAAAAGAGGACATCAAGGTCATACc aaaTCCACCTGCAGATCATTGGGCTTTATCTAGTGGATTACCCACATATGTAGCAGAAAGTGGATTT ATTTGCAACATCATGAATGCAGCAGCGGAGGAAATGTTCAACTTTCAG ACGGAAGCTCTGGATGGCAGTGGATGGACCATCAAGAATGTGCTCTCCCTGCCAATTGtcaacaaaaaagaagaaattgttggTGTTGCAACTTTCTACAACAGGAAGGATGGCAAACCATTTGATGACCATGATGAACAACTCATGGAG GCTTTGACACAGTTTCTGGGCTGGTCGGCCCTCAACACAGACACCTACGACAAAATGAATAAGCTGGAGAACAGGAAGGACATCGCCCAAGACATGGTGCTGTACCATGTCAAATGTCGAGATGATGAGATTCAAGATATCCTT AAAACAAGAGAATATTTTGACAGAGAGCCAAGAGATTGTGAGGAGGACGAGCTTTTGGAGATTCTG AAAAAAGAGCTGCCTGGCCCAAAAAAGTTTGAGATCTACGCTTTCCATTTTTCAGACTTTGACTGCACTGAACTGGAGCTTGTAAAGTGTGGGATCCAGATGTACTATGAAGTTGGAGTGGTTAGAAAGTTTCAGATCCCTCAGGAG GTTTTGGTGAGATTCATGTACTCAGTCAGCAAAGGCTACAGGAAAATCACCTACCACAACTGGCGCCATGGCTTCAATGTTGGGCAAACCATGTTCACTTTACTCACG ACAGGCAAACTGAAGCGGTATTACTCAGATTTGGAGGTGATGGCCATGATCACTGCTGGCTTCCTACATGATATCGACCACAGAGGCACAAATAATCTCTACCAAGTGAA GTCCCAAAATCCTCTAGCCAAGCTGCATGGATCCTCCATTCTGGAAAGGCATCACTTGGAATTTGGCAAATTCTTGCTAGGCGAAGAG ACATTAAACATCTTCCAAAACCTCAACAGAAGACAAACAGAGCACGTCTTCCACCTCATTGATATTGCCATTATCGCAACTGATCTTGCCTTGTACTTCAA AAAGAGGACAATGTTCCAGAAAATTGTGGATCTCTCTGAGACATATGAAGAGGAGAAGAAATGGGTGGACTTTATGTCCCTTGAAACAACAAGGAAAGAAATTGTAAT GGCGATGATGATGACAGCGTGTGATCTCTCAGCTATCACAAAGCCATGGGAAGTGCAGAGCAAG GTTGCCCTCTCTGTAGCAGCTGAATTCTGGGAGCAGGGTGATCTTGAGAGGACTGTTCTTGAGCAGCAGCCCATC CCCATGATGGACAGGAACAAAGCTGCAGAGCTGCCAAAGCTTCAGTGTGGTTTTATCGACTTTGTCTGTACTTTTGTCTACAAG GAGTTCTCTCGTTTCCACAAGGACATTCAGCCAATGTATGATGGCATTCTGAACAACCGGATGCATTGGAAAGCAAGGCAGGAGGAATATGAGGCAAAGCTAAAGGCAATGGAGGAGGCAGCTAAAGCCAAACAGGAAGCCAACAACG CTGCAAATTCCAACAGCACCAGTGGATCAGGATCAGGGTCCAAGACCTGCTCCATCTGCTAG